Proteins encoded together in one Pseudomonas sp. Seg1 window:
- a CDS encoding autotransporter domain-containing protein encodes MPVQHRYKPQHLALAIALALGGVELANAQLPSQMTDSPVIMEVPELPEATPYEAALQRLKDFSTHINTVPISFDSPESTFQGTAINDFIVLKDGASFSGRLDGDGGVNYLVLDVTDGGTIKDTRNFNGLHLLHGDWTLSSKGDFTEGVLVDRDGTLTNLGSIEGGAISVGKLFNKGSIKGDVHVETGGSFAGKGTVRNLHVEGLLTINGLHGSPRVKGDLSLSRTAELAYEVTPEGRGQTIKVDGTAELGGATLKIVAAPGEYPATSPYKIIEAAKIEGEFGTIQNDLAFMTATAQYNKKSVGLTYARNDVPLKSVATTDSGRAVAESIVEPMVPSSSTPSAPLTASAPLPNADTASASTATAPASDSVTAPAATSVSSPAQDEFVTAPVSEAVEAPASAPQKPANNAVAAILASDRKTASIALEQLAAGSNANLAKATLNSITPVSTSMLSAMRQLDNRSNTTRGSGNSPRHAAGGADSGRVWVQALGHGGKVDRDYDSTLKHATQGLVMGADWRLNEQWHVGLLGGKSQTRLDARQYDGDLDSWHLGAYAVRQDGPLALRLGATYASHDGSSKRRVAFKGFSDNLKGDYDANTQQAFAELGFNLGRNNVTLEPFASLGYQRYQRDSYSEKGGDAALKVFGQTRDNLSSTFGLRTAQINRLDNGMSLTPRLSAGWKHTFGELDIDTRQQLVKGGKRFEVAGAALDRNSLSVDAGLDLGLSANHTVGLGITGDFGTESRTHSVMGQWRMAF; translated from the coding sequence ATGCCCGTTCAACATCGATACAAACCACAACACCTGGCTTTGGCCATTGCGCTGGCACTTGGCGGCGTAGAGCTTGCGAACGCACAGCTACCTTCGCAAATGACTGACTCACCTGTGATCATGGAAGTCCCGGAACTGCCGGAGGCCACGCCATATGAAGCGGCTCTTCAAAGGCTTAAAGATTTTTCCACCCATATAAACACCGTTCCAATCTCCTTCGACTCGCCCGAAAGTACTTTCCAGGGCACTGCTATCAACGATTTCATCGTTCTCAAAGACGGTGCCAGCTTCAGTGGTCGGCTGGACGGTGACGGGGGCGTAAACTACCTGGTACTCGACGTCACTGACGGCGGAACGATCAAAGACACCCGTAATTTCAATGGACTGCATCTCCTGCATGGAGACTGGACATTGAGTAGCAAGGGAGACTTCACGGAAGGCGTGTTGGTAGATCGCGACGGCACACTGACCAATCTTGGCAGCATCGAGGGTGGTGCTATCAGCGTCGGCAAGCTTTTCAACAAGGGAAGCATCAAAGGCGATGTACATGTCGAGACGGGCGGCAGTTTTGCAGGTAAGGGGACGGTAAGAAACCTGCACGTTGAAGGCCTGCTCACCATCAATGGATTGCATGGCAGCCCCCGGGTCAAAGGCGATTTGAGCCTGTCCCGGACAGCCGAGCTGGCCTACGAGGTCACCCCTGAGGGCCGTGGCCAGACGATCAAAGTCGACGGCACCGCCGAGCTTGGTGGCGCCACCCTGAAAATCGTTGCGGCGCCAGGGGAATATCCAGCAACCAGCCCGTACAAAATCATCGAAGCCGCCAAGATTGAAGGTGAGTTCGGCACGATCCAGAACGATCTGGCTTTCATGACGGCCACAGCTCAATACAACAAAAAGTCTGTCGGACTGACTTACGCCCGCAACGATGTACCGCTGAAAAGCGTCGCCACTACGGACAGTGGTCGTGCGGTGGCAGAAAGTATTGTCGAGCCGATGGTGCCATCGTCTTCCACACCGTCGGCACCGCTGACGGCATCAGCTCCCCTACCAAATGCGGATACAGCGTCAGCTTCAACAGCAACGGCTCCCGCTTCCGATTCAGTGACTGCTCCTGCTGCAACCTCAGTTTCATCACCCGCTCAGGATGAATTCGTGACTGCGCCGGTCAGCGAAGCTGTCGAAGCGCCGGCCTCAGCACCGCAAAAACCCGCCAACAACGCCGTCGCCGCGATACTGGCCAGCGACAGGAAAACAGCCTCCATCGCCCTCGAACAACTCGCCGCCGGCAGCAACGCCAACCTCGCCAAAGCCACGCTGAACAGCATCACGCCCGTGAGTACCAGCATGCTGTCGGCCATGCGCCAACTGGATAACCGCTCCAACACTACGCGTGGTTCCGGCAACTCACCTCGCCATGCGGCGGGCGGTGCAGATTCCGGACGAGTCTGGGTTCAGGCCCTTGGCCATGGCGGCAAGGTCGACCGAGACTACGACAGCACCCTCAAACACGCTACCCAAGGTCTGGTCATGGGCGCTGACTGGCGGCTCAATGAGCAATGGCATGTCGGTCTGCTGGGCGGCAAATCCCAGACCCGACTCGATGCCCGCCAGTACGACGGCGACCTCGACAGCTGGCACCTCGGTGCCTACGCCGTGCGTCAGGACGGACCGCTGGCACTGCGCTTGGGCGCCACCTATGCCAGCCACGACGGCAGCAGCAAACGTCGGGTGGCGTTCAAGGGTTTCAGCGACAACCTTAAGGGCGACTACGACGCGAACACCCAGCAAGCCTTTGCCGAACTGGGCTTCAATCTCGGTCGTAACAACGTAACGCTGGAACCCTTCGCCAGCCTCGGCTACCAGCGCTATCAACGCGACAGCTACAGTGAAAAAGGTGGGGATGCGGCGCTGAAAGTGTTCGGGCAAACCCGTGACAACCTCAGCAGCACCTTTGGCCTGCGCACGGCGCAGATCAACCGACTGGACAACGGCATGAGCCTGACACCGCGACTCAGTGCCGGCTGGAAACACACCTTCGGCGAGCTCGACATCGATACACGGCAACAGCTGGTCAAGGGTGGCAAGCGTTTCGAAGTGGCCGGTGCGGCGCTGGATCGCAACAGCCTAAGCGTCGATGCAGGACTTGACCTCGGACTGTCAGCCAATCACACCGTAGGTCTGGGCATCACTGGTGATTTCGGAACGGAAAGCCGTACTCACAGCGTGATGGGCCAATGGCGAATGGCATTCTGA